A genome region from Panicum virgatum strain AP13 chromosome 4K, P.virgatum_v5, whole genome shotgun sequence includes the following:
- the LOC120702528 gene encoding kinesin-like protein KIN-UB has protein sequence MASSGVRNGGPRMSAKPDRQGAGATPKAAAGKQRLSSAAGAYRRTSSGPLPAAGVRASSDGVSSRVRVAVRLRPRNAEELAADADFGDCVELQPELKRLKLRKNNWELETYEFDEVLTEFSSQKRVYEVVAKPVVESVMEGYNGTVMAYGQTGTGKTFTLGRLGEEDTAARGIMVRAMEDILADISPETDSVSVSYLQLYMEMIQDLLDPVNDNIAIVEDPRTGDVSLPGATVVEVRDQKSFVDLLRVGEAHRVAANTKLNTESSRSHAILMVNVRRSVKGRSEMDVSISGENGHSSSMMGSLRPPIIRKSKLVVVDLAGSERIDKSGSEGHTLEEAKSINLSLSALGKCINALAENSPHVPVRDSKLTRLLKDSFGGTARTSLVVTIGPSPKHRGETTSTIMFGQRAMKVENMVKLKEEFDYKSLCRRLDIELDKLIAENERQRKYFDDEVERIRAEAQCHIAEAERECKITLENEKMKYHKEYLDSIKVLEEKWKTHQQPPKRQIKEAESTSSDVGEAHNLLQNEKMLRQSAEDEASDLKNQITHWKKLEATATAEVVKLRKMLDTEASQKEKLEEEIGVLRSQLLQMSMEADETRRTLDKGDGPGKIFPGLDSLASQTRSSQPREQSNGPKQPIAKLSEQVGLQKILSLLESEEPDVRVHAVKVVANLAAEEANQEKIVEAGGLTSLFVLLRSSEDETIRRVAAGAIANLAMNETNQDLIMAQGGVTLLSMTASDAEDPQTLRMIAGAIANLCGNDKLQTRLRGEGGIKALLGMVRCGHPDVLAQVARGIANFAKCESRAATQGNKVGKSLLIDDGALPWIVKNANNEAAPIRRHIELALCHLAQHEVNLKDIISEGALWELVRISRDCSREDIRNLAYRTLTSSPTLQAEMRRLGIKM, from the exons ATGGCGAGCAGCGGGGTGCGGAACGGGGGGCCCAGGATGAGCGCGAAGCCGGACCGGCAGGGCGCCGGCGCGAcgcccaaggcggcggcggggaagcaGCGCCTCTCCTCGGCGGCCGGCGCGTACCGGCGGACCAGCTCGGGGCCGCTCCCCGCGGCGGGAGTGCGCGCGTCGTCGGACGGAG TTTCTAGTAGAGTAAGAGTTGCTGTAAGGCTTAGGCCCAGGAATGCGGAAGAGTTGGCAGCAGATGcggattttggtgattgtgttGAACTTCAGCCAGAG ctcaaaaggTTAAAGCTTCGTAAAAATAACTGGGAGTTAGAAACATATGAATTCGATGAAGTGCTCACGGAGTTTTCTTCACAAAAGAGAGTGTATGAAGTTGTTGCAAAACCAGTTGTGGAG AGTGTCATGGAGGGATATAATGGCACAGTTATGGCATATGGCCAAACTGGTACTGGGAAGACTTTTACACTGGGAAGACTCGGTGAAGAAGATACTGCTGCTAGAGGGATTATGGTTCGTGCAATGGAGGATATTCTAGCAGATATATCACCTGAGACTGATTCTGTGTCAGTATCATATCTACAG TTGTACATGGAAATGATACAAGACCTCCTTGATCCTGTAAATGACAATATAGCCATTGTAGAAGACCCTAGGACTGGAGATGTTTCACTGCCTGGAGCCACAGTGGTTGAAGTTAGAGATCAAAAAAGCTTTGTGGACCTTCTAAGGGTTGGTGAGGCCCATCGCGTGGCTGCAAACACAAAGTTAAACACAGAATCATCTCGCAGTCACGCAATCCTCATG GTAAATGTCAGAAGGTCTGTAAAAGGTAGGAGCGAAATGGATGTCAGCATTTCTGGTGAAAATGGGCATTCATCATCCATGATGGGGTCTTTACGACCTCCTATTATTAGGAAAAGTAAGCTTGTAGTTGTAGACTTGGCTGGATCGGAGCGCATAGACAAGTCAG GAAGTGAGGGTCATACGTTAGAAGAGGCAAAGTCTATCAACTTGTCCTTAAGTGCTCTAGGGAAATGCATCAATGCACTTGCTGAAAACAGTCCTCACGTACCTGTTCGTGATTCTAAGCTTACGAGATTGCTTAAAGATTCATTTGGAG GTACTGCAAGAACATCATTAGTTGTGACTATTGGTCCATCTCCAAAACATCGGGGGGAAACTACCAGTACAATAATGTTCGGTCAAAGG GCAATGAAAGTTGAGAACATGGTAAAATTGAAGGAAGAGTTTGATTACAAAAGCTTATGCAGGAGACTTGATATTGAATTGGATAAGTTGATCGCTGAAAATGAAAGGCAGCGGAaatattttgatgatgaagtcgAGAGAATAAGAGCTGAAGCTCAATGTCACATTGCTGAGGCTGAAAGAGAATGCAAAATAACACTAGAG AATGAGAAAATGAAGTACCATAAAGAATACTTAGACTCAATAAAAGTACTGGAGGAGAAGTGGAAAACACATCAACAACCACCCAAGAGACAA ATTAAAGAGGCTGAGTCCACATCCAGTGACGTTGGAGAAGCGCATAACTTACTGCAGAATGAGAAAATGCTACGGCAGTCTGCTGAAGATGAGGCCAGTGACCTCAAGAATCAAATAACACACTGGAAAAAACTGGAG GCTACAGCTACAGCTGAGGTTGTAAAACTCCGGAAAATGCTAGACACTGAAGCTAGCCAGAAAGAGAAACTTGAAGAAGAAATAGGTGTTTTGAGAAGTCAGTTACTGCAGATGAGTATGGAAGCTGATGAG ACAAGGAGGACTCTTGATAAAGGAGATGGGCCAGGCAAAATATTTCCTGGTTTAGATTCTTTGGCGTCACAGACTCGAAGTTCACAACCCAGAGAGCAGAGCAACGGACCTAAGCAACCAATTGCCAAACTCTCTGAACAAG TTGGGTTACAGAAGATATTGTCATTGCTTGAATCTGAAGAACCCGATGTTCGTGTTCATGCAGTGAAAGTTGTTGCAAATCTGGCAGCTGAAG AGGCAAATCAGGAAAAGATTGTAGAAGCAGGTGGCCTTACTTCCCTCTTTGTGCTACTTAGGAGCTCTGAGGATGAGACAATTCGCAGAGTAGCCGCAGGAGCAATTGCGAATCTTGCAATGAATG AGACAAATCAAGACCTTATCATGGCGCAAGGAGGTGTAACCTTGTTGTCTATGACAGCATCTGATGCAGAGGATCCGCAAACTCTAAGAATGATTGCTGGAGCAATTGCTAATCTTTGTGGCAATG ACAAACTGCAAACTCGGTTGAGGGGAGAAGGTGGAATTAAAGCATTGCTCGGAATGGTTAGGTGTGGGCACCCTGATGTCCTTGCTCAAGTTGCACGTGGCATTGCAAATTTTGCAAAATGTGAATCCAGAGCTGCTACTCAAG GAAATAAGGTGGGCAAATCTTTATTAATTGATGATGGAGCACTTCCTTGGATTGTTAAAAACGCCAATAATGAAGCTGCTCCAATCAGGCGCCACATTGAGCTCGCGCTATGCCATTTGGCACAACATG AAGTAAATTTGAAGGACATTATCAGTGAAGGTGCCTTATGGGAACTTGTCCGGATTTCGAGGGATTGTTCTCGAGAAGATATAAGGAATTTGGCATATCGGACATTGACATCCAGCCCCACTCTTCAAGCAGAGATGAGAAGATTGGGAATAAAAATGTGA
- the LOC120702526 gene encoding AT-hook motif nuclear-localized protein 18-like, with product MDPVAAAAAHGGGHHFAPPPPPFHPFAHHFPGQHPAFQHFQEQLMAGGGATAKQELADDSNTINSAGSNGSGGDAAADHHQQQLGPAGEEHQQQQQPPAVLRRPRGRPTGSKNKPKPPVIITRDSASALRAHVLEVAAGCDVVDSVAGFARRRQVGVCVLSGAGNVANVTIRQPGAGPGAVVNLAGRFEILSLCGSFLPPPAPPAATGLTVYLSGGQGQIVGGTVAGPLLASGPVVIVAACFGNAAYERLPLEDDEPPHQQTPQGLAGHSSSSPPPQLPLGAGGHSHPPPSLADQLPHSLINGLPLPGDAYAWAGPGGGAGRVAPY from the coding sequence ATGGATCCCGTGGCGGCTgccgcggcgcacggcggcgggcaccacttcgcgccgccgccgccgccgttccaccCGTTCGCCCACCACTTCCCAGGCCAGCACCCGGCGTTCCAGCATTTCCAGGAGCAGCTtatggcgggcggcggagcgACGGCGAAGCAGGAGCTCGCGGACGACAGCAACACCATCAACAGCGCCGGGAgcaacggcagcggcggcgacgcggccgcggaccaccaccagcagcagctggggccggcgggcgaggagcatcagcagcaacagcagccgcCCGCGGTGCTGCGGCGCCCCCGGGGCCGCCCCACGGGGTCCAAGAACAAGCCCAAGCCTCCGGTGATCATCACGCGGGACAGCGCCAGCGCGCTGCGCGCCCACGTCCTGGAGGTCGCCGCCGGCTGCGACGTCGTCGACAGCGTCGCCGGgttcgcgcgccgccgccaggtcgGCGTCTGCGTGCTCAGCGGCGCCGGCAACGTCGCCAACGTCACCATCCGGCAGCCCGGGGCCGGGCCCGGCGCCGTCGTCAACCTCGCCGGCCGCTTCGAGATCCTCTCGCTCTGCGGCTccttcctcccgccgccggcgccccccgccgccaccgggcTCACCGTCTACCTGTCCGGCGGCCAGGGCCAGATCGTGGGCGGCACGGTCGCCGGCCCGCTTCTCGCCTCCGGGCCCGTCGTCATCGTGGCTGCCTGCTTCGGCAACGCCGCCTACGAGCGCCTCCCCCTCGAGGACGACGAGCCTCCGCACCAGCAGACGCCGCAGGGCCTGGCCGgccactcctcctcctcgccgcctccgcAGCTTCCATTGGGCGCCGGTGGGCACTCTcacccgccgccgtccctcGCCGACCAGCTCCCCCACAGCCTCATCAACGGCCTCCCGCTCCCCGGCGACGCCTACGCGTgggccggccccggcggcggcgccggccgcgtcgCCCCGTACTGA